From Verrucomicrobia bacterium S94, the proteins below share one genomic window:
- a CDS encoding sulfatase: MWIKTGFMVLLFSLSVLAADKPNIVLLFADDAGYGDFGFHGSRHFRTPHLDALAKDGVVLTQFYVTGATCGPSRAGLLSGRYQQRFGFEEINVPGIMSPHSKLLGDEMGLPTDFPTLGNYLQELGYKTAVFGKWHMGVADRYHPLKRGFDEFYGFRGGARSFFPYPQPEKQKHENLLERNFGEFKEHEGYLTDALAAETCDFIARHRDEPFFAYVAFNAVHTPMQPDPKDKDKFPQLEGNRRKVAQMTLSLDRACGRIMDTLKALGLYENTLIVFSNDNGGPMDKNGSSNYPFSGVKGTQLEGGIRVPGVVAWPSKLPRGRTYDYPMITLDLIPTFVKAGGGEPAENLDGVDMMPYLLGEKTGRPHQTLHWKMETRAAIRDGDWKLLRFPDRPPQLYNLAEDPGEQHDLAAEHPDLVKQLFKKQFEWEMELQRPLFMLRRQEEAWSARRADEFSVPPSADY; this comes from the coding sequence ATGTGGATTAAAACGGGTTTTATGGTTCTACTGTTTTCGCTGTCTGTTTTGGCTGCTGATAAGCCGAATATTGTGCTGTTGTTTGCGGATGATGCGGGATACGGGGATTTCGGATTTCACGGCAGCCGCCATTTCAGAACGCCGCATCTGGATGCGCTGGCGAAGGACGGGGTTGTGCTGACCCAGTTTTATGTAACGGGGGCCACGTGCGGACCGTCGCGCGCCGGGCTGCTGTCGGGCCGTTATCAGCAGCGCTTCGGATTCGAGGAGATTAATGTACCGGGAATCATGAGTCCTCACTCAAAACTGCTGGGCGACGAAATGGGGCTGCCGACCGATTTTCCAACCCTTGGAAATTATCTTCAGGAGCTGGGCTATAAAACCGCAGTCTTCGGAAAATGGCATATGGGGGTGGCGGATCGGTATCATCCGCTGAAACGCGGTTTTGATGAGTTTTACGGGTTCCGGGGCGGCGCACGCAGTTTTTTCCCTTATCCGCAGCCGGAGAAACAGAAACATGAAAATCTGCTGGAACGCAATTTCGGGGAATTTAAAGAACACGAGGGCTATCTGACGGATGCGCTGGCCGCTGAAACATGCGATTTTATAGCCCGTCACCGGGATGAGCCGTTTTTTGCCTATGTTGCGTTCAATGCGGTACATACCCCGATGCAGCCGGATCCGAAAGATAAAGATAAGTTTCCGCAGCTTGAGGGAAACCGCCGCAAAGTGGCGCAGATGACATTGTCGCTGGACCGCGCGTGCGGGAGAATTATGGATACCCTGAAAGCGCTGGGGCTTTACGAAAATACGCTGATTGTTTTTTCGAACGACAATGGTGGACCGATGGATAAAAACGGGTCGAGCAATTATCCGTTTTCCGGTGTGAAGGGCACGCAGCTGGAGGGGGGAATCCGTGTGCCCGGCGTGGTGGCCTGGCCGTCGAAACTGCCGCGGGGAAGAACGTATGATTATCCCATGATTACACTGGATCTGATTCCAACCTTTGTAAAAGCGGGCGGAGGGGAACCGGCGGAAAATCTGGATGGGGTGGATATGATGCCGTATCTGCTGGGCGAAAAAACGGGGCGGCCGCATCAGACGCTGCACTGGAAAATGGAAACGCGCGCCGCGATCCGCGACGGTGACTGGAAACTGCTGCGCTTCCCGGACCGGCCACCACAACTGTATAATTTAGCTGAAGATCCCGGCGAGCAGCATGATCTGGCGGCGGAACATCCGGATCTGGTGAAACAGCTTTTCAAAAAACAGTTTGAATGGGAAATGGAGCTGCAGCGTCCGCTGTTTATGCTCCGCCGTCAGGAGGAGGCGTGGTCAGCCCGCCGGGCCGATGAATTTTCGGTTCCTCCTTCTGCGGATTATTAG
- a CDS encoding helix-turn-helix domain-containing protein, which translates to MDGPQRVSPFKPMPEKAIEIALCIDYNSNYYRSIVSGVARYSNLKGWRFYTNRGFPQISRQDLKAWKGAGVIGRLTPEVIADLQDRGIPAVNVKSDYLNLPVASVLMDNMAIGRMAAEHFLDKGISRFAATCWSIKGASGDLKVRGFIQALEKRGHLVQRLESQKDISRPERCLDLQKGETVGVFAAEDYLGRMVIEACQDHGLRVPEDVAVIGVDNSPFICEMVKPGLTTVELGAERIGYQAAQLLDDLMKGAAVPAEPIMVAPERVVQRHSTDILEVNDELVGRALRFISEHAHQPLTVTEITDALFCNRRVLEKRFKAEVGRTLHEEIRRSRIKRACRLLRESDMLVEVLAEACGYCSRERFNAAFRKETGKTPSAYRKEYRFGSNS; encoded by the coding sequence ATGGATGGACCGCAAAGAGTATCCCCGTTTAAACCTATGCCCGAAAAAGCCATAGAGATTGCGTTGTGCATTGATTACAACAGTAATTATTACCGGAGTATTGTCAGCGGCGTGGCGCGTTACAGTAATCTCAAGGGGTGGCGGTTTTACACCAACCGGGGATTCCCGCAGATTTCCCGGCAGGACCTGAAAGCGTGGAAGGGTGCCGGCGTGATCGGTCGTCTGACTCCCGAGGTGATTGCTGATCTGCAGGACCGCGGCATTCCTGCGGTGAATGTGAAGTCGGACTACCTCAATCTTCCGGTGGCTTCGGTGCTGATGGATAACATGGCTATCGGCCGTATGGCGGCGGAGCATTTTCTGGATAAAGGAATCAGCCGTTTTGCAGCGACCTGCTGGTCGATCAAAGGTGCGAGCGGCGATTTAAAGGTCCGTGGCTTTATTCAGGCGCTGGAAAAACGCGGGCATTTGGTTCAGCGCCTGGAAAGTCAGAAAGATATCTCCCGGCCGGAACGCTGTCTCGATCTGCAGAAAGGGGAGACGGTCGGCGTTTTTGCAGCAGAGGATTATCTGGGCCGCATGGTCATCGAAGCGTGTCAGGACCACGGGTTGCGGGTTCCTGAAGACGTTGCGGTTATCGGTGTGGATAACAGCCCGTTTATCTGCGAGATGGTAAAGCCGGGTTTGACGACCGTTGAACTCGGTGCTGAGCGAATCGGTTATCAGGCGGCCCAGTTGCTGGACGATCTGATGAAGGGAGCGGCGGTTCCTGCAGAACCGATCATGGTTGCACCGGAGCGGGTGGTGCAGCGGCATTCCACGGATATTCTGGAAGTGAACGATGAGCTGGTTGGGCGTGCGCTACGCTTTATCAGTGAGCATGCCCACCAGCCGCTGACGGTAACGGAAATTACAGACGCGTTGTTCTGTAACCGTCGTGTGCTGGAAAAACGGTTTAAGGCCGAAGTCGGCCGCACGCTGCACGAAGAGATCCGGCGTTCCCGGATTAAACGTGCCTGCAGGCTGTTGCGGGAATCCGACATGCTGGTGGAAGTGCTGGCAGAAGCCTGCGGCTATTGTTCGCGCGAGCGTTTCAATGCGGCCTTCCGCAAAGAGACCGGAAAGACTCCATCTGCCTATCGCAAGGAATACCGCTTCGGATCCAACAGCTGA
- a CDS encoding alpha-L-fucosidase codes for MMKRVFLFSVLCVIGAAADSFRYEPDWDSIRSRYQVPEWFRDAKFGIFIHWGPYAVPAYMSEKYAPGMYDPNWNKGGMNAFRHHQETYGDPSEFGYKDFIPMFKAEKFDAKAWARLFKKAGARYVVPVAEHHDGFAMYASKHTRWNVKDMGPKKDTMRLLADAVRAEGMKFGASSHFALNRIYYKTTDPHWDTNDPQYADLYWYPRDKDSKPDQDFLDLWWKRTTDIIDNYQPDLLWFDYGLDKPGWEPVHKKILAYYYNKGLEWNKGVVFQDKNMKYHCFPEDVIVLDIERGRMSDIYKYPWQTDTSVGKISWGYIENEEYKTADYLLDELIDIVSKNGCLLLNIGPKADGTIPKEAEEILLSMGEWMDVNGEALFNTRPWKIYGEGPTKVNKGHHSEKNNEEAGYKDIRFTTKGDVLYATALGWPKNGKFLIKSLAKNNPHESRRIKSVQFVSGKNHLRWKQTRKGLELNVHGKKPCEAAYVFKVEFM; via the coding sequence ATGATGAAACGTGTATTCCTGTTTTCTGTCCTGTGTGTAATCGGTGCTGCGGCGGACAGCTTCCGCTATGAGCCCGACTGGGATTCGATCCGGAGCCGGTATCAGGTGCCGGAATGGTTCCGTGATGCCAAGTTCGGTATTTTTATTCATTGGGGCCCTTATGCGGTGCCGGCTTATATGTCGGAAAAATATGCGCCGGGCATGTATGATCCCAACTGGAACAAAGGCGGAATGAATGCCTTCCGGCATCATCAGGAAACCTATGGGGATCCGTCGGAATTCGGGTACAAGGATTTTATTCCCATGTTCAAGGCCGAAAAGTTTGATGCCAAAGCCTGGGCCAGACTGTTTAAAAAGGCCGGCGCGCGCTATGTGGTTCCGGTGGCGGAACATCACGACGGGTTTGCCATGTATGCGTCGAAGCACACCCGCTGGAATGTGAAGGACATGGGGCCGAAAAAGGATACCATGCGCCTGCTGGCTGATGCCGTGCGGGCCGAGGGCATGAAGTTCGGCGCATCCTCGCATTTTGCGCTGAACCGGATTTATTACAAAACCACCGATCCGCATTGGGATACCAATGATCCGCAGTATGCCGACCTCTACTGGTATCCGCGCGATAAGGATTCAAAGCCGGACCAGGATTTTCTCGATCTCTGGTGGAAGCGTACCACGGACATCATCGATAATTATCAGCCGGATCTGCTCTGGTTTGATTATGGTCTGGATAAGCCCGGTTGGGAACCGGTGCATAAAAAAATTCTGGCCTATTATTACAACAAAGGGCTGGAGTGGAATAAAGGCGTGGTCTTTCAGGATAAGAACATGAAATACCACTGTTTCCCGGAAGATGTTATCGTGCTCGATATTGAACGCGGGCGTATGTCCGACATTTATAAATATCCGTGGCAGACCGATACCTCCGTCGGAAAAATTTCCTGGGGCTATATCGAAAACGAGGAGTATAAAACCGCCGACTACCTGCTCGACGAGCTGATCGATATTGTCAGTAAAAACGGCTGTCTGCTGCTCAACATCGGACCCAAAGCCGATGGTACTATTCCGAAAGAAGCCGAGGAGATTCTGCTTTCAATGGGGGAATGGATGGATGTCAACGGCGAAGCGCTGTTTAATACCCGGCCGTGGAAAATCTACGGCGAAGGCCCGACTAAAGTGAATAAAGGTCATCATTCCGAAAAAAACAATGAAGAGGCGGGTTATAAAGATATTCGCTTTACCACGAAAGGCGATGTCCTCTATGCCACGGCATTGGGCTGGCCGAAAAACGGAAAATTTCTTATCAAATCGCTGGCGAAGAATAATCCCCACGAATCGCGGCGCATTAAATCCGTGCAGTTTGTCAGCGGAAAAAATCACCTGAGATGGAAACAGACCCGCAAAGGGCTTGAACTGAATGTGCACGGCAAAAAGCCCTGCGAAGCCGCTTATGTCTTCAAGGTGGAATTCATGTGA
- a CDS encoding MFS transporter, translating into MKNYQRNAFIFATIVAIGGLVFGIDAVLISGTTSYITEEFGLTPDMLGNVVSSTLLGVLIALPFVGPACNSFGRKRVIQIIAVLYLISAVGSTFAPGYWTLFIARFIGGLAFSSITLASMYIGEISPPSWRGKLVAMTQINIVIGLTLAYFINDAVFKASVSGTGWAESLGFADHTWRWMLGSEIPAAAIWLVLLFFIPESPSWLFYKGREAEARSVLTKLLSDDEIDHHLDEMRESMAENAQEHDILTQFKEIFGRRMRLILVIAVTFAIAQQASGINAIMFYATTVVEQLGFGTDAAFTQTVLFGVASLVFTIVALLLVDKIGRRPLIVGGMLWIIASLGVGAYSFSQATYTLQQNTIVELTDAGIFPQPERLEAIVGVEYHSDVEFKAAINEVLGEKDARNNQSLLIQNAAQMNAMLIFICMLSFIAAFHFSIGPIMWIVFSEIFPISLRGIAIPLFGFISTFVSWSVAKFFPVQLDKLGMASTLLTYAGFVAAGLVVLFFTFKETKGLSIEEIQQKLVIKTKV; encoded by the coding sequence ATGAAAAACTATCAGAGGAATGCCTTTATTTTTGCCACGATCGTTGCGATCGGCGGTCTGGTGTTCGGGATCGATGCGGTGCTCATTTCCGGGACGACCAGCTATATTACTGAAGAGTTCGGTCTGACACCGGATATGTTGGGCAATGTGGTTTCATCGACGCTGCTCGGTGTTCTCATTGCATTGCCGTTTGTCGGGCCTGCGTGCAACAGTTTCGGGCGGAAGCGCGTGATTCAGATTATTGCTGTGCTCTATCTGATTTCTGCCGTCGGCTCCACTTTTGCGCCGGGGTACTGGACACTGTTCATTGCCCGTTTTATCGGCGGCCTCGCATTCAGTTCCATCACATTGGCCTCGATGTATATCGGCGAAATTTCGCCGCCGAGCTGGCGCGGAAAGCTGGTGGCGATGACGCAGATCAATATTGTGATCGGGCTGACGTTGGCCTATTTCATAAACGATGCAGTTTTTAAAGCCTCAGTTTCCGGAACCGGCTGGGCGGAATCGCTGGGGTTTGCGGATCATACCTGGCGCTGGATGCTGGGTTCGGAAATTCCGGCCGCGGCTATCTGGCTGGTTCTGCTTTTCTTCATTCCGGAAAGTCCGTCGTGGCTGTTTTATAAAGGGCGTGAAGCGGAAGCGCGCAGTGTGCTCACAAAGCTGCTGTCCGATGATGAAATCGATCATCATCTTGATGAGATGCGTGAGAGTATGGCCGAGAACGCACAGGAGCACGATATTCTTACCCAGTTTAAAGAGATTTTCGGGCGGCGCATGCGTCTGATTCTGGTGATTGCCGTGACGTTTGCTATTGCACAGCAGGCATCGGGAATAAATGCGATTATGTTTTATGCCACCACGGTGGTGGAACAGCTCGGTTTCGGTACGGATGCCGCTTTTACCCAGACGGTTCTGTTTGGTGTGGCCAGCCTTGTCTTCACGATTGTGGCTCTGCTGCTGGTCGATAAAATCGGCCGTCGTCCGTTGATTGTCGGCGGTATGCTCTGGATTATTGCGAGCCTCGGCGTCGGTGCCTACAGTTTTTCACAGGCGACCTATACCCTGCAGCAAAACACTATTGTCGAATTGACCGATGCGGGGATTTTTCCGCAACCGGAGCGGCTGGAAGCCATTGTCGGTGTGGAATATCACAGTGATGTAGAGTTTAAGGCTGCCATTAATGAGGTGCTCGGAGAAAAGGATGCACGGAATAATCAGAGTCTGCTGATTCAGAATGCCGCTCAGATGAATGCGATGCTGATTTTTATCTGCATGCTCAGTTTTATTGCGGCGTTTCATTTTTCCATCGGTCCGATTATGTGGATTGTTTTTTCAGAAATTTTTCCGATATCGCTACGCGGAATTGCTATTCCGCTCTTCGGTTTCATCAGTACATTTGTCAGCTGGAGTGTGGCCAAATTTTTTCCGGTACAGCTTGATAAGCTGGGGATGGCTTCCACGCTGCTGACCTATGCTGGTTTTGTTGCGGCAGGGCTGGTGGTTCTCTTCTTTACGTTCAAGGAAACCAAAGGCCTGTCAATCGAGGAGATTCAGCAGAAGCTGGTTATTAAAACCAAGGTCTGA
- a CDS encoding gluconate 5-dehydrogenase, giving the protein MSVMDLFDLKGKVALVTGGTHGIGMAVGMVLGQAGAKICVNDIDEAKLESAKKEYAAAGIDAYTLVFNVCSEAEVDAGISKIEQDVGEIDILVNNAGIIKRIPILDMPVEEFEQVIDVDLVAPFIVSKRVAPNMIKKREGKIINMCSMMSRYGRNSVSAYASAKGGLKMLTANMCCEWAKYNIQVNGIGPGYIATAQTAPIREGGHPFNDLVMTRTPADRWGEPEDVGNAALFLASKASQFVNGHVLYVDGGITANFGYVKGENVV; this is encoded by the coding sequence ATGAGTGTAATGGATCTGTTTGATCTTAAAGGAAAGGTTGCGCTGGTAACCGGCGGTACACATGGTATCGGAATGGCGGTCGGCATGGTGCTGGGCCAGGCCGGTGCCAAAATCTGTGTAAACGATATTGATGAAGCAAAACTGGAATCCGCAAAGAAAGAATACGCGGCGGCCGGCATTGATGCCTACACGCTGGTTTTCAATGTCTGCAGCGAAGCGGAAGTGGATGCCGGAATCTCTAAAATTGAGCAGGACGTCGGCGAAATCGATATTCTGGTGAACAATGCGGGGATCATCAAACGTATTCCGATTCTGGATATGCCGGTAGAGGAATTTGAGCAGGTGATCGATGTCGACCTCGTTGCGCCGTTCATTGTCAGTAAGCGTGTTGCACCGAACATGATCAAGAAGCGTGAAGGCAAGATTATCAACATGTGTTCGATGATGAGCCGTTATGGACGTAATTCCGTTTCGGCTTATGCATCCGCAAAAGGCGGCCTGAAAATGCTGACGGCCAATATGTGCTGTGAGTGGGCGAAGTATAATATTCAGGTGAACGGCATCGGTCCGGGCTACATTGCTACGGCGCAGACCGCTCCGATCCGTGAAGGCGGACATCCGTTCAACGATCTGGTTATGACCCGTACACCGGCCGACCGCTGGGGTGAACCGGAAGATGTCGGTAATGCGGCGCTCTTCCTGGCTTCCAAAGCCAGCCAGTTTGTTAACGGTCATGTGCTGTATGTGGATGGCGGTATTACGGCCAACTTCGGTTACGTTAAAGGCGAAAACGTCGTTTAA
- a CDS encoding DUF4981 domain-containing protein — translation MTAVSGVMAVMVGSGFAAQKDWENEQVFERNKLGARVPAYSYKTEKDALAGDRTTSRMVPLNGVWKFKAVPTEDERPKDFMAPDFSGEGWDDIEVPSNWELKGHGQPIYSNITYPFTPGILDTNLAYDWKGPQPPVPPNIYRDNPVGSYFRDFEVPDSWKDDSVILHFGGVSSAFYVWVNGREVGYSQGSRLAAEFDITDYVQPGTNRLAVQVFRWSDGSYLEDQDMWRLSGIHREVLLLAQPKVAINDMYVRASLDKNYEHGKLEIRPRLWVKKGHADLEGWTVSAELFDGAEQVFEKPLFCSAKKIHEERWPPRDHPVFGFMKADIRNPKKWTAETPNLYRLVLTLKNSKGEVVEARSQDIGFRRVEFGPENQLLINGEEVKLMGVNRHDHSHLHGKALTRAEMRRDVELLKRFNFNAVRTSHYPNDPYFLQLCNEYGLYVMSEANIETHHLGGYIANQPSWNGALLSRVTRMVERDKNNPSIISWSLGNESGTGPGFAAAAAWVKYYDPSRFIHYEGAQGDPTHPDYVEEDDVGYKVTKWPVFANPTDPDYVDVISRMYPELRQLVTLSESEQINRPIVMCEYLHAMGNSVGGLNDWWKEIRARKNLIGGFIWDMIDQGLQTTNENGEVFFAYGGDFGDIPNDENFCLNGVFASDRTPNPHAWECKYVFQPVEISGAGNRMVKIENRFSFTNLKEYEIRWSFSENGTEQQSGVLEPLDLEPGEAVVVEIPADLSDVRDDAEYWIGVSVHETRDRLWAEKGFEIAKNQFLVREAQPKPAYVSAVHGEVSFKENDRVVEISGPDFSAVVSKQDGNLISYTVNGVQQLAAPLRPNFNRPPVDNDLRGRGWKPFNASQKVWGKLPGAFRVKQFKAGAYKGHTVRVAVDREAEKVKLTTVYTFFSDGAVEVRMELDADASLPNLYRVGMTLGVPGAYSEAAYYGRGPWENYEDRKLSADVHDFSLKTDELFHSYAVPQENGRHCDTRWFRLSDGMHSLKFDGAPVFAFSVWPYSAEQLAAARHPFDLKPQGFYTVNIDLVQAGLGGTLSDTLPQYIVNPGSYAFGFMMIPETKQE, via the coding sequence ATGACAGCAGTTTCTGGAGTAATGGCGGTTATGGTGGGCAGCGGTTTTGCGGCACAGAAAGACTGGGAAAATGAACAGGTGTTCGAGCGCAACAAGCTTGGGGCTCGGGTGCCGGCTTATTCCTATAAAACAGAGAAGGATGCGCTGGCCGGTGATCGTACGACATCGCGTATGGTGCCGCTCAACGGCGTATGGAAATTCAAGGCTGTGCCGACCGAGGATGAACGGCCGAAGGATTTCATGGCACCCGATTTTTCCGGTGAGGGCTGGGACGATATTGAGGTTCCTTCCAACTGGGAGCTGAAGGGGCACGGCCAACCGATCTATTCCAATATTACCTATCCATTCACACCGGGCATTCTCGATACCAATCTGGCCTACGATTGGAAAGGGCCGCAGCCTCCGGTGCCGCCGAACATTTATCGCGATAATCCGGTGGGTAGTTATTTTCGCGATTTTGAAGTTCCCGATAGCTGGAAGGACGATTCGGTGATTCTGCATTTCGGCGGCGTGTCGTCGGCCTTTTATGTGTGGGTGAACGGAAGAGAGGTGGGTTACAGTCAGGGTAGCCGGCTGGCGGCGGAATTTGATATTACCGATTATGTGCAGCCGGGGACGAACCGTCTGGCGGTGCAGGTGTTCCGCTGGAGTGACGGATCGTATCTGGAAGATCAGGATATGTGGCGGCTGAGCGGGATTCACCGTGAAGTGCTGCTGTTGGCTCAGCCGAAGGTTGCGATCAATGATATGTATGTTCGAGCATCGCTCGACAAAAATTATGAACATGGAAAACTGGAAATCCGACCGCGTCTTTGGGTGAAAAAAGGTCACGCTGATCTGGAAGGATGGACGGTTTCGGCGGAACTGTTTGACGGAGCGGAACAGGTCTTTGAAAAACCGCTTTTCTGTTCCGCGAAAAAGATCCATGAAGAGCGCTGGCCGCCGCGGGACCATCCGGTCTTCGGGTTCATGAAGGCGGATATCCGCAATCCGAAGAAATGGACGGCGGAAACGCCGAACCTCTACCGCCTGGTGCTGACGTTGAAAAATTCAAAGGGCGAAGTGGTGGAGGCCCGCAGTCAGGACATCGGTTTCCGGCGTGTGGAATTCGGTCCGGAAAATCAACTGCTGATCAACGGTGAAGAAGTGAAGCTGATGGGCGTGAACCGACATGATCACAGTCATTTGCACGGCAAGGCGCTGACGCGGGCGGAAATGCGCCGGGATGTCGAACTGCTGAAACGGTTTAATTTTAATGCGGTGCGTACGAGCCATTATCCGAACGATCCTTATTTTCTTCAGCTGTGCAATGAATACGGCCTTTATGTGATGAGTGAGGCGAATATCGAAACGCATCATCTGGGCGGATATATTGCCAACCAGCCATCATGGAACGGGGCGCTGTTGAGCCGTGTTACGCGGATGGTGGAGCGTGATAAAAACAATCCGAGCATCATTTCGTGGTCGCTGGGTAATGAATCGGGTACAGGGCCGGGGTTTGCGGCGGCGGCCGCCTGGGTGAAATATTATGATCCGTCGCGCTTTATTCATTATGAAGGTGCGCAAGGCGATCCGACGCATCCGGATTATGTGGAGGAGGATGATGTCGGTTACAAGGTTACAAAGTGGCCGGTTTTTGCCAATCCGACTGATCCGGATTATGTGGATGTAATCAGCCGGATGTATCCGGAACTGCGTCAGCTGGTGACGTTGAGTGAAAGCGAACAGATTAATCGGCCGATCGTGATGTGTGAATATCTGCATGCGATGGGGAATTCGGTCGGCGGGTTGAATGACTGGTGGAAGGAAATCCGCGCACGCAAAAATCTGATCGGCGGATTTATCTGGGACATGATTGACCAGGGCCTGCAGACGACGAATGAAAACGGTGAGGTCTTTTTTGCGTATGGCGGCGATTTCGGTGATATCCCGAACGATGAAAACTTCTGTTTAAACGGTGTTTTTGCATCGGACCGCACTCCGAACCCGCATGCGTGGGAATGTAAATATGTTTTCCAGCCGGTGGAGATTTCAGGAGCGGGTAACCGGATGGTGAAAATTGAAAACCGGTTCAGCTTCACGAATCTCAAAGAGTATGAAATCCGCTGGAGCTTTTCTGAAAACGGTACGGAGCAGCAGTCCGGTGTGCTTGAACCACTGGATCTTGAACCGGGTGAGGCCGTTGTGGTTGAAATTCCTGCCGACCTTTCGGATGTGCGCGATGATGCGGAGTACTGGATCGGGGTGAGTGTGCATGAAACCCGGGACCGTCTGTGGGCGGAAAAAGGATTTGAAATTGCCAAGAACCAGTTCCTGGTCCGGGAAGCGCAACCGAAGCCGGCTTATGTTTCAGCGGTGCACGGAGAAGTTTCGTTTAAGGAAAATGATCGCGTTGTCGAAATCAGCGGTCCTGATTTTTCGGCCGTCGTTTCGAAACAGGACGGTAATCTGATTTCGTATACGGTGAATGGGGTGCAGCAGCTGGCGGCTCCGCTGAGGCCGAATTTTAACCGTCCGCCGGTTGACAATGATCTGCGCGGCCGCGGCTGGAAGCCGTTTAATGCTTCGCAGAAGGTGTGGGGGAAACTGCCGGGCGCGTTCCGAGTTAAGCAGTTTAAAGCGGGAGCCTACAAGGGGCATACGGTGCGTGTGGCCGTGGACCGCGAAGCGGAGAAGGTTAAACTGACGACCGTTTATACCTTTTTCAGCGATGGTGCCGTGGAAGTGCGGATGGAACTGGATGCCGATGCATCGCTGCCGAACCTTTACCGAGTCGGTATGACGCTGGGCGTTCCCGGTGCGTATTCCGAAGCTGCGTATTACGGGCGGGGGCCGTGGGAAAATTATGAGGATCGGAAGCTCAGTGCCGACGTGCATGATTTTTCACTGAAAACCGACGAGCTGTTTCACAGCTATGCGGTGCCGCAGGAAAACGGCAGGCACTGTGATACACGCTGGTTCCGGCTGTCCGACGGCATGCACAGCCTGAAGTTTGACGGGGCTCCGGTTTTCGCTTTTTCGGTCTGGCCTTATTCCGCTGAACAGCTTGCTGCGGCGAGGCATCCTTTTGATCTGAAACCGCAGGGTTTCTATACCGTGAATATTGATCTCGTGCAGGCGGGGCTGGGCGGAACGCTGTCCGATACACTGCCTCAATATATCGTAAATCCGGGAAGCTATGCATTCGGATTCATGATGATCCCGGAAACCAAGCAGGAATGA